DNA sequence from the Cyprinus carpio isolate SPL01 chromosome B13, ASM1834038v1, whole genome shotgun sequence genome:
AATTTCGCAGCGCAGTTTTTTGCTAACTTTGTGAACGACGGCCTGGAGACGCGGAGGAGCTTTAACGACAGCGAGGAATATGATCCCTTCTGGCAGAGGTGGGAAACTAGCGTGTACAGCACCAGCCAAACGTTTCTGAACAGcaagagtttttatgttttttttaaagaagtctcttctgctcaccaagcctgcattaaaaacatccaaattacagcaaaaacataaaaaccttaaaaaatttcAAGATCCTAACAAAACACCCCAATAACTGGTAGTGTACACCTGAAACCCTTAGAGAGTCTCCAGCTGCTTCCCAGTGTCCTCCTGAGTCTGAGAGAAGTGATGTGACGGGTGTGGAGCTGCATCAGCGTGTAGCAGATCCTCTGTGTTCTCCTTCCCATCCTGTGCTTCCTCCATCCACTGACTCACACTCAGCCCTTGAGATGCCCAAACCTGGACCAGAGCTCACACTGAGACACCAGGCTTcatctcctcttcctcatcccgcTCCAACTAAACACAGCAAGTCTCAATCTGGAGCTTCAGGGAGGGCTGATGGTCCTCAGGCCACGTCCAAAGCTCCTGATCCTTCTCCTGTAGAAGCAGCAGACCCGTCCTCATCCGCAGCTCTCCCTCCGTTCCCACAGCTCACAGAGAACGCCTCTCTCCTGTCGCTCCTGCAAGCTTTAGTCTACATCCTCCTCAGACTCTTCCTCaccttcatcctcctcttcctgccAGGGTAaatgtgtgagacagagagaatgagagcTCTTTTATTAATGTATGACaataaccctgtaaagcctgatttagaaaataatagtcagaaagtttgcatatgtgtttttgatGCATCAGGATTTTATGGCTTGTATATTCTGATAAAGTGGAGGAAAAAAcagctcaattttattcagaaaaatatgaatttgctgcagatgctgatatttatatgatgaaattctgatgcttgtaatgatGCTCAGTACAGCAGATACTTatctaaatatgagtctgtgctctatatctgcagtaatgtgtctcagtgagacgagatgtaaatgatccaaacatataatgcagtgattgagagatgaagaaataaaggctcctcagaagatgtgagatgttctggaggcttgtgaagatcattcctccgctgaggaacagagAAAGTAAAGcttcttctggaaacaaacgctcctcaaaagatcctgatgatcagattgagactctaaaaacatgattgatggagaatcaagtaaagctgagctgcttcagtccagtaagagttcatctggagatattactgcagttattctgacctttacttgatcaaaatcactcaagatctgacaccagaagcagcagctgaagctgattacactgaaagagctctgactggataaaacactctaaactatcaatcagagacaGAAAACATGCAGGAGATAGAGTGTGAAACAGGTTTAACAGCAGAGTTTGATCATTTAGAAATGTGTGCATCAGTAGGGTTCATCAGAGGGTGTTTGTCTGTTACAGAGACGCTGTGACGTGGGAATGAGGCAAGAGGTCAGACCTGCAGAGCTCAGATATTAATAGACAAAATCACAAtacacataacaaaaaacaaagaaacaataataaattcataaaaacacgATAATAACAATTCAAACAGATGCAGCATAGAAGCCAGACTAAATTAAACCAGCTCTGACCCACCACAGCAATCAAAGGCAGTTGATTTAAGCAGTTGTAATTGCTGTGTAAAGGCACTtctgaatagtaaaaaaaattatatataataaaaattatatatatatatatatatatatatatatatatatatatatatatatatatatatatatatatatatataaaattacgagattaaagtcataatattttgagtAATAAGTAAAGTTACAAGAATAAAGTTGTAGCAATATGAGAATAAAGTcgcaatattttgagaaaaatgtcAAATTCCAAGAATGAAGTCTTagcaatatgaaaatattaatccaaaaaattttaaaaaaaaataaaaaaaacaaaaatgaagtcgaaatatttttaaaaaaaataaaaaaataaaaaaaaaaagttaaaaaattttagaaaaaataaaaaaatatgagaatAAAGTCGGAATATtgagaataaagtttaaatattttgagaatcaagttgaaattatgagaattaactcaaaatattttgagaataaattcgAAATATTTCAAGAATCAAATTgaaattacaagaataaaaaaaaaattatgagaataaacacaaaatacattaaaataaagtcaaaatgagaAGAATTAAGTTGTAGCAATTATGAGATTAAATATTTTGAGAGTATACTCACAGAGTACAGCACGTCTTCGAATGTATTCATTATTTGTTGTGCGCCAGCCACCCAATAATAGCAAAAAGCATTGTTCTTTCggtacttttaatataaattctttcaaattctgtcagttttatgaTGAAATACAGtcaatatgtattaaaataatgtgtttttcacgctctttaatgtggcgtgacagatcgctgtattgGCCTCAGTTTACACACCATGTGAATCAATCATCTCTTCGATTACAACGAGACATTCAGTTCATTAACTGTTCACACTGTTTTCTTCGTGAAAGTTCCACCATCTACTCTGCAAAAATGTCTgcgatttttttctcaaaatattatgactgTGTTCTTCCAGCTTCGGTCTGAGACTTTGAAATAACATCAGACATTATAACAACAGTTCTTAATTACACAAtcctaaaaaactaaaaaaataaaagaaaaacaaaaacataaacataaatttttgttttagttattttagtacatcaagtcaaaactaaattcaaatgagAAATTGGCAACTTGcagaaataaatgtctttttatattttatttgatttcagttcatGTTATTATCAAGTAACAATAtttttgatggttttaatttGAGTTTGTTTTAGTTCTACTTACATATTATAAACTCTgctgcatacatttacatttattcatttagagtGAGACTTGGTAATTTACAGTATTTCTAGAGCAGGTTtagtaaaaactatattattaaacAAGCTAGAGTAGAGGAGAAATgcagagaagaagagaaagagacattTTTATGAATCAACAAAACGTGAATTATAGGAATTACTCTGGGTCTTTCCTCGGACAGTGCGGAGCAGCGCAGAGGATCCTCCAAACCCGACTGCTCCTTCCACAGCGGCCCGTGCGCTAAAGACGGACACATCGGGAACGGACGCCTGGGTCGCCGCTCCACACTCATCTGCCCAGAACGCCTGAAGGACTTCGGAGCTGAGGAGTACCTCAATGGAGACGTGAAGGTCTTTGAGACCAGCGTTTCAGAACCGCCGGAGGTCCAGTTACTGTCCACACCCAAACCAGCCGTGAAGAAGAGCAGCGAGAGCAAGACTACAGCCACAGCTCCTCCTGAACATCTGCGCTTCGAGGACATCAGCGCCGCTGCCTTCAAACTACAGCAGGCCGGGATTCAGAAAACACCCTGCAcggtaccacacacacacacacacacacacacacacacacacacacacacacacacacacacacacacacacactcactcacactcacacacacacacacacacacacacacacacacacacacacacacacacacacacacacacacacacacacacacacacacacacacagacactcactcactcactcactcactcacacacacacagacactcacacacacacacacacacacacacacacacacacacacacacagacactcactcactcacacacacacacacacacacacacacacacacacacacacacacacacacacacacacacacacacacaccacacacacacacacacacacacactcactcactcactcactcactcacacacacacagacactcacacacactcactcacacagacacacacttactcacatacacacactctctctcacacacacactcactcacacacacacacacacacactcacactcacacacacacacacactcactcactcacacacacactgacactcacacacactcactcacacagacacacacttactcacatacacacacactcactcacacacacacactcactcacacacacacacacactcactcacacacacacactcactcactcactcactcacactgacacacacacacactcactgacacacacacacacacacactctcacacacacacagacacacacactcactcacactcacagacacacacatgcactcactcacacacacacacacacacacacacacacacacacacacacacacacacactcacacacagacacacacactcactctctctcacacacacacacacactcactcacacacacacacacacacacacacacactcacacacacaaaaacacacacacacacacacactgacactcactcactcactcactcactcacacacacacacacagacacgcacacacacacacacacacacacacacacacac
Encoded proteins:
- the LOC109106582 gene encoding uncharacterized protein LOC109106582 isoform X1 → MNFAAQFFANFVNDGLETRRSFNDSEEYDPFWQRESPAASQCPPESERSDVTGVELHQRVADPLCSPSHPVLPPSTDSHSALEMPKPGPELTLRHQASSPLPHPAPTKHSKSQSGASGRADGPQATSKAPDPSPVEAADPSSSAALPPFPQLTENASLLSLLQALVYILLRLFLTFILLFLPGAEQRRGSSKPDCSFHSGPCAKDGHIGNGRLGRRSTLICPERLKDFGAEEYLNGDVKVFETSVSEPPEVQLLSTPKPAVKKSSESKTTATAPPEHLRFEDISAAAFKLQQAGIQKTPCTYSRLSKQYGMEIFLKKELLHYTGSVKERGALYLLSSLKQDQQRKGVIVATDSSFSMAVAYHAVELRIPVFVIMPACCSPLRLRMYRDYGAMVISYGSTAQDSINHARHLARENGYLCLEEDDSAVYLAGLGTVGLEIYEQVPKLDAVIVPASGNYGLLTGTAAAIKHLNPRISVIVSLV